Within Vicinamibacteria bacterium, the genomic segment ACGGCGGCCCCGGCGGCGCCGCGTGCCCTCCCCCCGCCCTCTGCGGCGCCGCGTGCTCTCCCCCCGCCCTCGGCGGCGGCAGTGGACCCGCCCCCCAAGGCCTTGGAACCGGTGGCGGAGACCCCGTCCGCGGGAAGCGAAGCGGACGAGATCCTGGCCGGGATGTTGTCGCTCTGCCAGGCCCGCCCCTCCCTGGCCACGGCTCTGCGGGGGGCCCAGGCGCGTCTGGAGGGCGACTCGCTCGCCTTGGAGGTAGCCCCGGACTTCGCCGCCCTCGCGGGTACGCACGTGGATGAGTACCGGGAGCTGGCCGCGAAGGCGGCGGGCCGCGCCCTCAAGGTGCGCGTGGGGGCGGGGGCGGCCATACCCGCTCCGCCCGCTTCCTCCCCGGCCGAGCTGGCGCGCCAGCGCCTCCGCCAGGAGGCGGAGAGGGAGCCCGCGGTCCAGGAGGCCCTGGACCTCTTTGACGGCAGGGTCGTGGACGTGCGGGAGGCGAAGCCGTAGCCTCGGCCCCGGGAGGAGACCGTGAACCCCTTTGGTGATCCTCGTAAGCTGATGAAGCAGCTCCAGCAGCAGCAGGAGAAGATGCAACAGGAGATTGCCGCCCTGGTGGTGGAAGCCAGCTCCGGCGGCGGGATGGTCAAAGTGGAGATGGACGGTCAAAAGCAGCTCCGGAGCCTCAAGATCGACCCCGAGGTCGTGAGCAAGGACGATGTGGAGATGCTCC encodes:
- a CDS encoding YbaB/EbfC family nucleoid-associated protein, giving the protein MNPFGDPRKLMKQLQQQQEKMQQEIAALVVEASSGGGMVKVEMDGQKQLRSLKIDPEVVSKDDVEMLQDLVTAAVNEAARQVDQAVQEKLAVLTGGLKIPGLT